The Amycolatopsis viridis genome window below encodes:
- a CDS encoding SDR family oxidoreductase — MTTPKKEQRAPDYPPAHRLLDGRTVVITAAAGAGIGAAAARRCLEEGAAAVVVSDTHERRLAEAEKALAGEFGGDRVASIRCDVTDEAQVEALFDVAERFGGADVVINNAGLGGTASVLEMTDQQWHQVLDVTLTGTFRCVRAAGRRMVAAGRGGVIVNNASIAGWRAQEGQAHYAAAKAGVMALTRCAAMDLAPHGVRVNAVSPSLAMHPFLAKVTSEELLAELKSREAFGRAAEPWEIANLMVFLASDYASYLTGEVLSASSQHP; from the coding sequence GTGACGACACCGAAGAAGGAACAGCGCGCGCCGGACTACCCGCCCGCGCACCGACTGCTCGACGGCCGCACGGTCGTGATCACCGCGGCCGCGGGCGCGGGCATCGGCGCGGCCGCCGCCCGCCGCTGCCTGGAGGAGGGGGCGGCGGCCGTGGTCGTCAGTGACACGCACGAACGCCGCCTCGCCGAGGCGGAAAAGGCGCTGGCCGGGGAGTTCGGCGGTGACCGGGTGGCCTCGATCCGGTGTGACGTGACCGACGAGGCGCAGGTCGAGGCGCTCTTCGACGTGGCGGAGCGGTTCGGCGGCGCGGACGTCGTCATCAACAACGCCGGTCTCGGCGGCACCGCCTCGGTCCTGGAGATGACCGACCAGCAGTGGCACCAGGTCCTCGACGTGACCCTCACCGGCACGTTCCGCTGCGTGCGGGCCGCGGGCCGGCGCATGGTGGCCGCGGGCCGCGGGGGCGTCATCGTCAACAACGCTTCCATCGCGGGCTGGCGCGCACAGGAGGGGCAGGCGCACTACGCCGCGGCCAAGGCCGGTGTGATGGCGCTGACCCGCTGCGCCGCGATGGACCTGGCGCCGCACGGCGTCCGCGTCAACGCGGTCTCACCCAGCCTCGCGATGCATCCGTTCCTCGCCAAGGTCACCAGCGAGGAACTGCTCGCCGAGCTCAAGAGCCGTGAGGCGTTCGGCCGCGCGGCCGAACCGTGGGAGATCGCGAACCTGATGGTCTTCCTCGCGAGCGACTACGCCTCCTACCTGACCGGCGAGGTCCTCTCCGCCAGCAGTCAGCACCCGTGA
- a CDS encoding enoyl-CoA hydratase: MPSTPDEPVVTYERRDAVALVTLNRPEYRNAQNSKMTYALDAAFTRAVDDDEVKVIVLAGSGRHFCAGHDIGTPDRDADESFERKAVIWWDHTGRAGVDRRFARESEVYLGMCRRWREIPKPMIAMVQGACIAGGLMLAWSCDFIVASDDAFFADPVVKMGIPGVEFFAHPWALNPRAAKEFLYTGDRMPARRAYELGMVNHVVERAELEPHTLALAARISAMPAFGLALTKRAVNQAEDLQGMRAGMDSVFGLHHAAHAHNAEVGGDSLAGMDARAMRSGTRPGGGSA; encoded by the coding sequence ATGCCGAGCACACCGGATGAGCCGGTGGTCACCTACGAGCGCCGGGATGCGGTCGCCCTCGTGACCCTCAACCGCCCGGAGTACCGCAACGCGCAGAACTCGAAGATGACCTACGCCCTCGACGCGGCGTTCACGCGAGCGGTCGACGACGACGAGGTCAAGGTGATCGTGCTGGCCGGCAGCGGACGGCACTTCTGCGCCGGGCACGACATCGGTACCCCGGACCGGGACGCCGACGAGAGCTTCGAGCGCAAGGCCGTGATCTGGTGGGACCACACCGGCCGGGCGGGCGTGGACCGGCGGTTCGCCCGCGAGTCCGAGGTCTACCTGGGCATGTGCCGGCGGTGGCGGGAGATCCCGAAGCCGATGATCGCGATGGTGCAGGGCGCGTGCATCGCGGGCGGGCTCATGCTCGCGTGGTCGTGCGACTTCATCGTGGCCTCCGACGACGCGTTCTTCGCCGACCCCGTCGTGAAGATGGGCATCCCGGGCGTGGAGTTCTTCGCGCACCCGTGGGCGCTCAACCCCCGCGCGGCCAAGGAATTCCTCTACACCGGCGACCGGATGCCCGCCCGCCGCGCGTACGAGCTGGGCATGGTCAACCACGTCGTGGAGCGCGCCGAGCTGGAACCGCACACCCTGGCCCTGGCGGCGCGCATCAGCGCGATGCCCGCCTTCGGGCTCGCGCTGACCAAGCGAGCGGTCAACCAGGCCGAGGACCTGCAGGGCATGCGCGCCGGCATGGACTCCGTGTTCGGGTTGCACCACGCCGCCCACGCGCACAACGCGGAGGTCGGCGGCGACTCGCTGGCCGGCATGGACGCCCGCGCGATGCGGTCGGGCACGCGGCCCGGAGGCGGGTCGGCGTGA
- a CDS encoding acyl-CoA dehydrogenase family protein, which yields MNLDFTERELAFRDEARDWLREHVPAGPMPPLDTAEGFAARREWEATLAAARWSVVAWPEKYHGRDASMVEWVLFEEEYYRSGAPVRAAQNGISLLAPIIFEHGTPEQQDRYLPAMADGTEIWAQAWSEPEAGSDLASIRSTATRDEARGGWLLNGQKTWSSRAAFADRAFGLFRSDPTAERHRGLTYFLFPLDAEGLSIRPIPQLDGHPGFAELFFDDVFVPDADVLGAPGDGWRVAMSTAGNERGLSLRSPGRFCAAADRLLALWRERGAEHPHLRDRVVDAWLAAQAYRLYTWGTVTRLTAGGDVGAHGSVNKLFWSQLDVGLHEVALDLLGPESELRDEPWLDGYLFSLSGPIYAGTNEIQRNIVAERLLGLPKGGRGR from the coding sequence GTGAACCTCGACTTCACCGAACGCGAACTGGCGTTTCGCGACGAGGCACGGGACTGGCTCCGCGAGCACGTCCCGGCCGGGCCGATGCCACCGCTCGACACCGCCGAGGGGTTCGCCGCCCGCCGCGAGTGGGAGGCCACGCTCGCCGCGGCACGCTGGTCGGTCGTGGCCTGGCCGGAGAAGTACCACGGCCGGGACGCCTCGATGGTCGAGTGGGTGCTGTTCGAGGAGGAGTACTACCGCAGTGGCGCGCCCGTGCGGGCCGCCCAGAACGGCATCTCGCTGCTCGCGCCCATCATCTTCGAACACGGCACACCCGAGCAGCAGGACCGGTACCTGCCCGCGATGGCGGACGGCACCGAGATCTGGGCGCAGGCGTGGTCGGAGCCGGAGGCGGGCAGCGACCTCGCGTCGATCCGCAGCACCGCCACCCGGGACGAGGCCCGCGGCGGCTGGCTGCTCAACGGGCAGAAGACGTGGAGCTCGCGCGCCGCGTTCGCCGACCGGGCGTTCGGGCTGTTCCGGTCCGATCCCACGGCCGAACGGCACCGCGGGCTGACGTACTTCCTGTTCCCGCTCGACGCCGAGGGCCTGAGCATCCGGCCCATCCCCCAGCTCGACGGGCACCCCGGGTTCGCGGAGCTGTTCTTCGACGACGTGTTCGTGCCCGACGCGGACGTGCTCGGCGCGCCCGGAGACGGCTGGCGGGTCGCGATGAGCACCGCGGGCAACGAACGCGGGCTGTCGCTGCGCTCGCCCGGCCGGTTCTGCGCCGCCGCCGACCGGCTGCTGGCGCTGTGGCGCGAGCGCGGTGCCGAGCACCCGCACCTGCGCGACCGCGTGGTCGATGCCTGGCTCGCGGCGCAGGCCTACCGGCTGTACACGTGGGGCACCGTGACCCGGCTGACGGCCGGTGGCGACGTCGGCGCGCACGGCAGCGTCAACAAGCTGTTCTGGTCGCAGCTCGACGTGGGGTTGCACGAGGTGGCGCTCGACCTGCTCGGCCCCGAGTCGGAGTTGCGGGACGAGCCGTGGCTGGACGGGTACCTGTTCTCGCTGTCCGGCCCGATCTACGCGGGCACCAACGAGATCCAGCGCAACATCGTGGCCGAGCGCCTGCTCGGCCTGCCGAAGGGAGGCCGGGGCCGGTGA